A stretch of Vigna angularis cultivar LongXiaoDou No.4 chromosome 4, ASM1680809v1, whole genome shotgun sequence DNA encodes these proteins:
- the LOC108330191 gene encoding uncharacterized protein LOC108330191 produces the protein MSMALQMKNKFGFVDGSIPCPAGTDPMVQAWKRCNNLVLSWINHSVSHEIATSIIWIDSAATAWKDLKDRFSQGDSVRISQLHQDLYSMHQSDLSVTAYYTKMKILWDELCNFRPIPECQSSASCCILLMDPLPSLPKIFSMIIQHERQLQSGILSQPPVMASQVSQSKSSFSTFNGRGKPSPANDYGRGRSSYQGSQARYQGSQARSSGGRFGAPRQCTHCGRTNHTIDTCFLIHGLPPDLKSKRVHNVTTDSSTVVPSYNNSPAQSHSAILGLSQEQIHGLLALLPQSNPTIPHSTNLVSSHNASTSSQALIPY, from the exons ATGTCTATGGCACtacaaatgaagaataaatttgGCTTTGTTGATGGTTCCATTCCTTGTCCAGCTGGTACAGATCCAATGGTTCAAGCATGGAAGCGTTGCAATAATCTAGTTTTATCTTGGATCAATCATTCTGTTTCTCATGAGATTGCTACAAGTATTATTTGGATTGACTCTGCTGCTACGGCATGGAAGGATCTCAAAGATCGTTTCTCCCAAGGTGATTCTGTTCGAATTTCACAATTGCATCAAGATCTTTATTCAATGCATCAATCTGATCTAAGTGTTACTGCATATTACACTAAAATGAAGATTCTCTGGGATGAACTTTGCAATTTTCGCCCTATTCCTGAATGCCAATCTTCTGCTtcttgttgt ATCCTTCTCATGGATCCCTTGCCTTCTTTACCCAAAATTTTTTCGATGATAATTCAACATGAGCGACAATTACAATCAGGAATTCTTTCTCAACCTCCAGTCATGGCGTCACAAGTTTCTCAATCTAAATCTTCTTTTTCTACCTTCAATGGCAGAGGTAAACCCTCTCCTGCCAATGATTATGGCCGGGGAAGATCTTCATATCAAGGTTCTCAGGCTCGTTATCAAGGTTCTCAGGCTCGTTCCTCAGGGGGAAGGTTTGGTGCACCTCGACAATGCACTCACTGTGGCAGGACAAACCACACCATTGATACTTGCTTTTTAATACATGGATTACCACCTGATCTCAAATCCAAAAGAGTCCACAATGTTACAACAGATTCTTCTACAGTAGTTCCTTCTTATAATAATTCTCCGGCACAATCACATTCCGCAATTTTGGGACTTTCTCAAGAGCAAATTCATGGTTTATTGGCACTTCTTCCTCAATCTAATCCCACAATCCCACATTCTACTAATCTAGTGAGCTCTCATAATGCTTCCACTTCTTCccaggctctgataccatattag
- the LOC108330095 gene encoding probable LRR receptor-like serine/threonine-protein kinase At2g24230, whose translation MALGVFRSVLVLTLFFKHLSSQQPNTDDFFVSEFLKKMGLASSQVYNFSDSVCSFRGVSCDAKKEHVIGLVFSGMDLSGPIPDTTIGKLTKLRSLDLSHNKITDLPPDFWSFSLLNNLNLSGNKISGSLTNNIGNFGLLEVLDLSSNNFSGPIPEAISSLVSLKVIKLDHNRFEQRIPSGILKCRSLVSIDLSSNQLSGTVPDDFGAAFPNLVTLNLAGNSINGSDSDISGLKSIVSLNISGNSFQGSVMKLFQGRLEVMDLRRNQFEGRISQVHSISNYNWSYLVYLDLSENLLDGEISQNLIEYKNLKHLNIAHNRFSRQKFPKVEMLSGLEYLNLSKTSLIGYIPAKISQLRNLSTLDVSMNHLTGKIPSLKNRNLRVLDLSNNNLSGDIPSSVIEKLPSMQKYNFSYNNLSFCALEIKSAIIQRAFYGSVNSCPIAANPSLLKKRATENKGMKLALALTFSMICLIAGLMLLAFRCHKKTEPWPVKQTSYNEVHNMSGPFSFHTDSTTWVADVKQATSVPVVIFDKPLLNITFADLLAATSNFDRGTLLAEGKFGPVYRGFLPGGIHVAVKVLVVGSTLTDKEAARELEYLGRIKHPNLVPLTGYCVAGDQRIAIYDYMENGNLQNLLYDLPLGVLQSTDDWSTDTWEEDVSNGIENAGSEGGLTTWRFRHKIALGTARALAFLHHGCSPPIIHRDVKASSVYLDYNLEPRLSDFGLAKIFGSGLDEESALCSPGYVPPEFSQQEFCTSTPKSDVYCFGVVLFELLSGKKPVADDYPDVKEATLVSWVRGLVRENRGSRAIDPKIRYTGAEEQMEEALKIGYLCTADLPSKRPSMQQVLGLLKDIEPSN comes from the coding sequence ATGGCTTTGGGAGTGTTCCGTTCTGTTCTAGTTCTGACACTCTTCTTCAAGCACTTATCATCCCAGCAACCAAACACTGATGATTTCTTTGTGTCTGAGTTCTTGAAGAAGATGGGCTTAGCATCCTCCCAGGTCTACAACTTTTCTGATTCTGTCTGTTCATTTCGAGGGGTTTCATGTGATGCCAAGAAAGAACATGTTATTGGGTTAGTCTTTTCTGGCATGGACCTTTCTGGTCCCATTCCAGACACCACCATAGGTAAGCTCACCAAGCTTCGATCTTTGGACCTTAGCCACAACAAAATCACCGACTTGCCTCCTGATTTCTGGAGTTTTAGCTTGCTCAACAACCTTAACCTCTCCGGCAATAAGATTTCTGGTTCATTGACTAACAACATAGGAAACTTTGGTTTGCTGGAAGTATTGGACTTGTCCAGCAACAATTTCTCTGGGCCAATTCCTGAAGCTATCAGTTCCCTCGTGAGTCTGAAAGTCATCAAACTTGACCACAACAGGTTTGAGCAAAGAATACCTTCTGGGATTCTTAAGTGTCGTTCTCTTGTTTCAATTGATCTTTCTTCAAATCAGCTAAGTGGGACAGTTCCGGATGATTTTGGTGCTGCTTTTCCTAATCTCGTTACCTTGAACCTTGCTGGGAATAGTATTAATGGCAGTGATTCTGATATTTCTGGGTTGAAGTCCATTGTGAGTCTGAATATATCTGGAAATTCCTTTCAGGGTTCTGTGATGAAGTTATTTCAGGGAAGGCTTGAGGTCATGGATCTTAGAAGAAACCAATTTGAAGGTCGCATTTCTCAGGTACATTCCATCTCTAATTACAATTGGTCTTATTTAGTTTATCTGGATTTGTCAGAGAATCTGCTGGATGGAGAAATTTCCCAAAATTTGATTGAATACAAGAACCTAAAACACCTTAATATTGCCCACAATAGATTTAGCAGACAGAAATTCCCCAAGGTTGAAATGCTATCTGGATTGGAATATCTGAACTTGTCCAAAACTAGTCTCATTGGTTACATTCCTGCTAAAATCTCCCAACTTCGAAATTTGAGTACACTTGATGTTTCTATGAATCATCTAACAGGGAAAATCCCTTCACTAAAAAATAGAAACCTCCGAGTTCTTGACCTTTCAAACAACAATCTGAGTGGAGATATCCCATCATCAGTCATAGAGAAACTTCCTTCAATGCAGAAATACAACTTCTCTTATAATAACTTATCCTTCTGTGCTTTGGAAATCAAATCAGCCATCATCCAAAGAGCATTCTATGGATCAGTGAACAGTTGCCCCATTGCTGCAAACCCAAGTCTTCTGAAAAAAAGAGCCACTGAAAATAAGGGAATGAAGCTAGCTCTAGCATTGACCTTCTCAATGATCTGCTTGATTGCTGGGCTTATGCTTCTAGCTTTTCGTTGCCATAAGAAAACAGAACCATGGCCTGTTAAACAAACTTCATACAATGAAGTGCATAACATGTCAGGTCCCTTTTCATTCCACACTGACTCAACAACATGGGTGGCTGATGTTAAGCAAGCAACATCAGTCCCAGTAGTAATCTTTGACAAGCCACTATTAAATATCACATTTGCAGACCTCTTGGCTGCAACTTCAAATTTTGATAGGGGTACCCTTTTGGCTGAAGGGAAATTCGGGCCAGTTTATAGAGGATTTCTACCAGGTGGTATTCACGTAGCAGTAAAAGTTCTGGTGGTTGGATCCACTCTTACGGATAAAGAAGCTGCAAGAGAACTTGAGTATCTTGGAAGAATAAAGCATCCCAATCTTGTTCCTCTAACAGGATATTGTGTAGCTGGGGATCAGAGAATTGCTATATATGACTACATGGAGAATGGAAACTTGCAAAATTTGCTCTATGACTTGCCACTTGGTGTACTTCAAAGTACAGATGACTGGAGCACAGATACATGGGAAGAAGATGTGAGTAATGGGATTGAAAATGCTGGATCAGAAGGAGGTCTCACAACTTGGAGATTTCGCCATAAGATCGCACTTGGCACTGCTCGAGCATTGGCATTTCTGCATCATGGATGCTCCCCACCAATCATTCACAGAGATGTTAAAGCTAGCAGTGTATATTTGGATTACAACTTAGAGCCAAGACTCTCTGATTTTGGGCTGGCTAAGATTTTTGGGAGTGGCTTGGATGAAGAGAGTGCACTTTGTTCACCTGGCTATGTTCCACCAGAGTTTTCTCAACAAGAATTTTGCACCTCAACTCCAAAATCTGATGTGTATTGCTTTGGGGTTGTTCTCTTTGAGCTGCTATCTGGGAAGAAACCGGTTGCAGATGATTATCCTGATGTAAAGGAAGCAACTTTGGTTAGCTGGGTGAGAGGGTTAGTGAGAGAGAACAGAGGTTCAAGAGCCATTGATCCAAAAATTCGTTATACTGGAGCAGAAGAGCAAATGGAAGAAGCCCTTAAGATTGGTTATCTCTGCACTGCTGATCTTCCTTCCAAGCGACCCAGCATGCAGCAGGTACTTGGACTTCTTAAAGACATCGAACCTTCTAATTAG